A stretch of the bacterium genome encodes the following:
- a CDS encoding MBL fold metallo-hydrolase produces the protein MRKVLTKWKTGLVKVAPGCWAYIQGGGLNVSNAGLIAGADAALAVDALYVRPMTQAFRRAIAKAVKKPLRHIVCTHHHADHTLGLAWFPKEIPVIASETMRAHMIASGLDLAHFRKVNPEFAKELRGLKQRFPDTTYEKAMTLHLGGRAVQLRHPGHAHSPGDTILYVPDAQVLYTGDICFNFVTPATFNADIGGWIRIARDLLKLKIRHIIPGHGPVTDRRGLEETLGYLEKIRREARKRFQAGMPARRAAKEIPLGGYADWMKPDRVEQAVLKLYNEFRGKAGETISLDQARGG, from the coding sequence ATGCGCAAGGTGTTGACGAAGTGGAAAACCGGACTTGTGAAGGTGGCGCCCGGCTGCTGGGCCTACATCCAGGGGGGCGGCCTCAACGTCTCGAACGCGGGCCTCATCGCCGGCGCTGACGCCGCCCTCGCCGTGGACGCCCTCTACGTGCGCCCGATGACCCAGGCCTTCCGCCGGGCGATCGCGAAGGCGGTGAAAAAGCCCCTCCGCCACATCGTCTGCACCCACCACCACGCCGATCACACCCTCGGCCTCGCCTGGTTCCCGAAGGAGATTCCCGTCATCGCCTCAGAGACCATGCGGGCGCACATGATCGCCTCGGGCCTCGACCTCGCCCATTTCCGCAAGGTGAATCCCGAGTTCGCGAAAGAGCTTCGCGGCCTGAAGCAGCGCTTCCCCGATACCACCTACGAGAAGGCCATGACCCTTCACCTCGGCGGGCGCGCCGTCCAGCTGCGCCACCCCGGCCACGCGCATTCGCCGGGCGACACCATCCTCTACGTGCCGGACGCGCAGGTGCTCTACACCGGAGACATCTGCTTCAACTTCGTCACCCCCGCCACGTTCAACGCCGACATCGGCGGCTGGATCCGGATCGCCCGCGATCTCCTCAAGCTCAAGATCCGCCACATCATCCCCGGCCACGGCCCGGTGACCGACCGGCGCGGCTTGGAGGAAACTTTGGGCTATCTGGAAAAAATCCGCCGCGAGGCCCGAAAGCGCTTTCAGGCCGGGATGCCTGCCCGCCGCGCCGCGAAGGAAATCCCCCTCGGCGGCTATGCCGATTGGATGAAGCCCGACCGCGTCGAGCAGGCGGTTCTGAAACTCTACAACGAGTTCAGGGGAAAGGCCGGGGAAACGATTTCGTTGGATCAAGCGAGAGGGGGGTAG
- a CDS encoding isoprenylcysteine carboxylmethyltransferase family protein, giving the protein MKETIRNRPPLQALFFLLLGILFHLRLRGWTFAPPGLLIAAALFIAAGLALLIIAAIQFTRAGTPLKPEKTPACIVERGLYRFSRNPMYLGMVLLLMGGALALGSLPAFTAPIGFALALNLYQVPREEKELEAQFGDLYLEYARRVRRWL; this is encoded by the coding sequence ATGAAGGAAACGATTAGAAACCGCCCGCCCCTTCAGGCGCTCTTTTTTCTTCTCCTCGGCATTCTCTTTCACCTCCGCCTCAGGGGCTGGACCTTCGCCCCGCCCGGGCTGCTGATCGCCGCCGCGCTCTTCATCGCGGCGGGCCTCGCCCTCCTCATCATCGCCGCGATCCAGTTCACCCGCGCGGGCACCCCGCTCAAGCCCGAGAAGACCCCCGCCTGCATCGTCGAGCGAGGCCTCTACCGCTTCAGCCGCAACCCGATGTATCTTGGGATGGTTCTTTTGCTCATGGGGGGCGCCCTCGCGCTGGGCTCCCTCCCCGCCTTCACCGCGCCGATCGGCTTCGCCCTCGCGCTGAACCTCTATCAGGTCCCCCGCGAGGAAAAAGAGCTGGAAGCGCAGTTCGGCGATCTCTACCTGGAATACGCCCGGCGGGTCCGCCGCTGGCTCTAG
- the rimO gene encoding 30S ribosomal protein S12 methylthiotransferase RimO, which produces MSDLLQIQDKSEIIRRAAPALPADAPAAALISLGCAKNTVDSEIMLAALADAGYRLTGDAGEAQVAIVNTCGFIEDAKRESIDTILEIAQLKESGNLQTLVVAGCLAERYRGELAQGLPEVDLFIGTREYDRLPELLAARAEGALPAREAFSDTLMDYGRRLPRLLAEPGPSAYLKVAEGCSRPCTFCVIPRFRGRFRSRPVDIVIEEAEALAAAGVKEVNLLAQEITSYGTDRGMGFSLAGLLGRLNDVEDLSWIRVLYNYPRGVTDELLDAFRELPKVCEYVDMPLQHISTNVLAAMRRGIDEKETRDLIARIKKEIPGVALRTTMLVGFPGETDEDFELLLDFVREVRFARLGGFVFSPEEGSIAARLPDQVPIAVRRGRLRALQAVQTEIQKEESEALIGRTLDVLTLGVTAEGLLHGRTRHQAPEVDGEVFLDETEAAPGDILPCEIISTDGVDLVARGRGADEGND; this is translated from the coding sequence GTGAGCGATCTTCTCCAGATTCAGGACAAGAGCGAGATCATCCGCCGCGCGGCGCCCGCGCTTCCCGCGGATGCTCCCGCCGCTGCCCTCATCTCCCTCGGCTGCGCCAAGAACACCGTGGACAGCGAGATCATGCTCGCCGCCCTCGCGGACGCCGGCTACCGCCTCACGGGGGACGCCGGGGAAGCCCAGGTCGCCATCGTCAACACCTGCGGCTTCATCGAGGACGCCAAGCGCGAATCCATTGACACCATTCTGGAGATCGCCCAGCTCAAGGAGAGCGGCAATCTCCAGACCCTCGTCGTCGCGGGCTGCCTCGCGGAGCGCTACCGCGGCGAGCTCGCCCAGGGCCTCCCCGAGGTGGACCTCTTCATCGGCACAAGAGAATACGACCGCCTGCCCGAGCTTCTCGCCGCACGCGCGGAGGGCGCCCTCCCCGCGCGGGAGGCTTTCTCCGACACCCTCATGGACTACGGCAGAAGGCTCCCCCGCCTGCTCGCGGAGCCGGGCCCCTCGGCCTACCTCAAAGTCGCCGAGGGCTGCTCCCGGCCCTGCACCTTCTGCGTCATCCCGAGGTTCCGGGGAAGGTTCCGCTCCCGGCCCGTCGATATCGTCATCGAGGAAGCCGAGGCGCTCGCCGCGGCGGGAGTGAAGGAGGTCAACCTCCTCGCCCAGGAGATCACCAGCTACGGCACCGACCGGGGGATGGGCTTCTCCCTCGCGGGGCTGCTCGGGCGGCTGAACGATGTGGAAGACCTCTCCTGGATCCGTGTCCTCTACAACTACCCGCGCGGGGTGACGGACGAGCTTCTCGACGCCTTCCGCGAGCTGCCGAAGGTCTGCGAGTACGTGGACATGCCCCTCCAGCACATTTCGACGAACGTCCTCGCCGCCATGCGCCGCGGAATTGACGAGAAAGAAACCCGCGATCTCATCGCGCGCATCAAAAAAGAAATCCCCGGCGTGGCCCTTCGCACCACCATGCTCGTCGGCTTCCCCGGCGAAACGGATGAAGACTTCGAGCTCCTCCTCGATTTCGTGCGCGAGGTGCGCTTCGCGAGACTGGGCGGCTTCGTCTTCTCCCCGGAGGAGGGCTCCATCGCGGCGCGGCTGCCCGATCAGGTGCCGATCGCGGTGCGCCGCGGGCGGCTCCGCGCGCTTCAGGCGGTGCAGACAGAGATTCAGAAAGAAGAAAGCGAAGCCCTCATCGGCAGAACGCTGGACGTACTCACCCTCGGGGTGACGGCGGAGGGCCTGCTCCACGGGAGGACGCGCCACCAGGCCCCCGAGGTGGACGGGGAGGTCTTTCTCGATGAAACGGAAGCCGCGCCCGGCGATATCCTCCCCTGCGAGATCATCTCGACCGACGGGGTGGACCTCGTGGCGCGGGGGCGGGGGGCCGATGAAGGAAACGATTAG
- a CDS encoding radical SAM protein — protein sequence MPPLMVAADPEGNIFEHPDLEMVGALGSEVVAPGPEELSPLPEGSKFFTIPDSFPVGGDPEADELITVEEADWGQGAIPLQAACVFPAPGYTRTLLPFAERNETAPPLPLWAYTALGFDPDSGKFVCAAVEVDDLPRWRPEQFDDRGLPERIAEMKGRHPKNRLVPHLEYCATESHCFAAKNFFQERWEMGIPIAPLCNADCRGCISLQPDGLFPASHPRIPFAPSPEEIAQIAAPHLEGAEKALASFGQGCEGEPLLQAGVIERACRLIREKTGRGTLHLNTNGSLPETIPKLAAAGLESIRISTNSALPEWHRAYYRPEDYGLAEVEACARAAVDAGLYTQLNYLVFPGVTDREAEAEALLAFCERTGLHVLQMKNLCIDPALYLHTLGDAEDKGEAMGIVRLMEILREELPGVALRYFNRPKEEWHLDPRASAPLGEAP from the coding sequence ATGCCCCCCTTGATGGTGGCCGCCGATCCGGAAGGCAACATTTTCGAGCACCCGGACCTGGAAATGGTGGGCGCCCTCGGGTCAGAAGTCGTCGCCCCCGGCCCCGAAGAGCTCTCCCCCCTTCCCGAGGGGAGCAAGTTCTTCACCATCCCCGACAGCTTTCCCGTGGGCGGCGACCCGGAGGCGGACGAGCTCATCACCGTCGAGGAAGCCGACTGGGGCCAGGGCGCCATTCCCCTGCAGGCGGCCTGCGTCTTTCCGGCTCCCGGCTATACCCGCACGCTCCTCCCCTTCGCGGAAAGGAACGAGACCGCGCCCCCCCTTCCTCTCTGGGCGTATACCGCGCTCGGCTTCGATCCGGACAGCGGAAAATTCGTATGCGCCGCCGTCGAGGTGGACGATCTGCCCAGATGGCGCCCCGAGCAGTTCGACGACCGGGGGCTCCCGGAGCGCATCGCCGAGATGAAGGGAAGGCACCCCAAAAACAGGCTTGTCCCCCATCTTGAGTACTGCGCCACCGAGTCGCATTGCTTCGCGGCAAAAAACTTTTTCCAGGAAAGATGGGAGATGGGCATCCCCATCGCCCCACTCTGCAACGCCGACTGCCGGGGCTGCATCTCCCTCCAGCCGGACGGCCTTTTCCCGGCCAGCCACCCGCGGATTCCCTTCGCCCCCTCCCCCGAGGAGATCGCCCAGATCGCGGCGCCCCACCTCGAGGGCGCCGAAAAGGCCCTCGCCAGCTTCGGCCAGGGCTGCGAGGGCGAGCCCCTCCTTCAGGCGGGCGTCATCGAGCGCGCCTGCCGGCTGATTCGCGAGAAAACAGGGCGCGGCACCCTCCACCTCAACACGAACGGGAGCCTGCCCGAGACCATTCCGAAGCTCGCGGCGGCGGGCCTCGAGAGCATCCGCATCAGCACGAACAGCGCGCTCCCCGAATGGCACCGGGCCTACTACCGGCCCGAGGACTACGGCCTGGCCGAGGTCGAGGCGTGCGCCCGCGCCGCAGTGGACGCGGGCCTCTACACCCAGCTCAACTATCTCGTCTTCCCCGGCGTGACGGACCGGGAGGCCGAGGCCGAGGCCCTGCTCGCTTTCTGCGAAAGAACCGGCCTCCACGTCCTCCAGATGAAAAACCTCTGCATCGACCCGGCGCTCTACCTCCACACCCTCGGCGATGCCGAGGACAAGGGAGAGGCCATGGGCATCGTCCGTCTCATGGAAATCCTCCGCGAGGAGCTTCCGGGCGTGGCGCTTCGCTACTTCAACCGGCCGAAGGAAGAATGGCACCTCGACCCCCGCGCCTCGGCTCCCCTGGGGGAGGCGCCGTGA
- a CDS encoding maleylpyruvate isomerase family mycothiol-dependent enzyme, with the protein MTPDVYLSRVSLVRSETARLLKIWRGFGEDDWKTPSFCPGWDAANVVSHVTTGASFYANSVNRALDGLPPEPLYGKDAKEFHALRRQKGEELMALPRGEMMDAFDSSAAEVQKALERIQAGDLEKLGYHPRGLVRLDAWIGLRLVEMVVHDWDIRRGRDSSARVETQGVEGMLAFIPANQARFFGWREKPPFEGRFLFRSKSPEAAWSLRVSGEKAEESPDTAGAFDAEIGADGEAHLLLIFGRAEREAMKKADRLQVSGNVDLAMKLLDVLYTKY; encoded by the coding sequence TTGACCCCTGATGTTTACCTCTCGCGCGTTTCCCTGGTGCGCTCGGAAACCGCGCGTCTCTTGAAAATCTGGCGGGGATTCGGCGAGGACGATTGGAAGACGCCCAGCTTTTGCCCCGGCTGGGATGCCGCGAATGTGGTGAGCCATGTGACGACGGGCGCTTCTTTTTATGCGAATTCGGTCAACCGCGCCCTCGATGGTCTGCCGCCCGAGCCGCTCTACGGGAAGGACGCCAAGGAGTTCCACGCCCTCCGCAGGCAAAAGGGCGAGGAACTGATGGCCCTGCCGCGCGGTGAGATGATGGACGCCTTTGATTCCTCGGCGGCGGAAGTACAGAAAGCCCTGGAGCGGATTCAGGCCGGGGACCTCGAAAAGCTGGGCTACCACCCCCGCGGCCTCGTCCGGCTGGACGCCTGGATCGGGCTGCGGCTGGTGGAGATGGTCGTTCACGACTGGGACATCCGCCGGGGGCGGGATTCAAGCGCCCGCGTCGAGACGCAGGGGGTCGAGGGGATGCTCGCCTTCATTCCTGCGAACCAGGCCCGTTTTTTCGGCTGGCGGGAGAAGCCTCCCTTCGAGGGGCGGTTCCTTTTCCGCTCGAAGTCGCCGGAGGCCGCCTGGTCGCTGCGTGTCTCCGGGGAGAAGGCGGAGGAGTCTCCCGATACCGCGGGTGCTTTCGACGCCGAGATCGGGGCGGACGGCGAGGCCCATTTGCTGCTGATCTTCGGGCGCGCCGAGCGCGAGGCGATGAAGAAGGCGGACAGGCTTCAAGTCAGCGGAAACGTTGACCTCGCCATGAAGCTTCTGGATGTGCTCTACACGAAATATTGA